One Brassica napus cultivar Da-Ae chromosome A5, Da-Ae, whole genome shotgun sequence DNA window includes the following coding sequences:
- the LOC125609013 gene encoding novel plant SNARE 13-like — protein sequence MASNIPMSPQLEQIHGEIRDHFRALANGFQRLDKMKDSTRQSKQLEELTEKMRDCKRLVKDFDRELKDEEATNPPELNKQLNDEKQSMIKELNSYVALRKTYMSTLGNKKIELFDMGAGPSAEPTAEDNVQVASAMSNQELVDAGVKRMDETDQAIQRSKQVVEQTLEVGTQTAANLKGQTDQMGRVVNHLDTIQFSIKKASQLVKEIGRQVATDKCIMMFLFLIVCGVIAIIVVKIVNPNNKDIRDIPGLAPPAQSRKLLYLRNPEYMGR from the exons ATGGCTTCTAATATACCGATGAGCCCTCAATTGGAGCAGATCCATGGCGAAATCCGTGACCACTTCCGAGCCCTCGC GAATGGTTTCCAGAGGTTGGATAAGATGAAGGATTCTACTCGACAAAGCAAGCAACTCGAGGAACTCACTGAGAAGATGCGAGACTGTAAAAG GTTGGTCAAGGATTTTGACCGTGAACTCAAGGATGAGGAAGCTACTAATCCTCCTGAATTAAATAAGCAATTGAATGATGAGAAACAGTCTATG ATTAAGGAACTCAATTCTTATGTTGCTCTAAGAAAAAC GTATATGAGTACCCTTGGCAACAAGAAGATTGAACTTTTTGATATGGGAGCTGGACCCAGCGCCGAACCTACAGCTGAGGACAATGTTCAAGTCGCTTCAG CAATGTCAAATCAGGAGCTTGTTGATGCTGGAGTGAAAAGAATGGATGAGACTGATCAGGCCATTCAGCGCTCAAAACAG GTTGTAGAACAAACACTTGAAGTTGGAACTCAAACTGCAGCTAATTTAAAGGGACAG ACGGATCAAATGGGACGCGTTGTGAACCACTTAGACACGATTCAGTTCTCTATCAAGAAAGCATCACAGCTTGTGAAAGAGATAGGGAGACAG GTGGCTACGGATAAATGCATAATGATGTTCCTGTTTCTCATTGTATGCGGTGTGATAGCCATTATCGTAGTGAAG ATCGTCAACCCGAATAACAAGGACATTAGGGACATCCCAGGATTAGCTCCTCCAGCGCAATCGAGGAAACTACTATACTTGAGGAATCCGGAGTACATGGGAAGATAG